Proteins co-encoded in one bacterium genomic window:
- the thiM gene encoding hydroxyethylthiazole kinase: MTPGSNLDPEAAAALLARVRDVRPLVHHITNTVTQNDVANITLAVGAAPVMAHAPEEVEAMVAQARALVLNLGTLSLAGVDAMLLAARRANRRGIPVVLDPVGVGATPFRTAQAERLVAEVRLACVRGNGGEIAALAGRPGGVRGVDAVPEPDEARVSRDVRVGVAAGLALRFGCAVAATGQADVVTDGARLVRLAHGHPWLARITGSGCMATACIGAFAAVETDALAAAVAGLACFEIAAEEAARAAAGPGSFRVGLFDALAALEPDSVARGRWTVERVAAAGGRTPS, encoded by the coding sequence TTGACGCCAGGGTCTAACCTCGATCCGGAGGCGGCGGCGGCGCTGCTGGCGCGCGTCCGGGACGTCCGGCCGCTCGTTCACCACATCACCAATACGGTCACGCAGAACGATGTTGCCAATATCACCCTCGCGGTCGGCGCGGCGCCGGTGATGGCGCACGCGCCGGAAGAGGTCGAGGCCATGGTGGCCCAGGCGCGGGCGCTCGTCTTGAACCTGGGCACGTTGAGTCTCGCCGGCGTGGACGCGATGCTGCTGGCCGCCCGGCGCGCCAACCGCAGAGGGATTCCCGTCGTGCTCGACCCGGTCGGCGTCGGGGCGACCCCGTTTCGCACCGCCCAGGCCGAGCGCCTGGTCGCGGAGGTGCGGTTGGCCTGTGTGCGCGGCAACGGCGGTGAGATCGCGGCGCTCGCGGGCAGGCCGGGCGGCGTGCGCGGCGTGGACGCGGTGCCGGAGCCGGACGAGGCCCGAGTCAGCCGCGACGTGCGCGTGGGGGTGGCGGCGGGGCTCGCCCTCCGGTTTGGCTGCGCGGTCGCGGCGACCGGCCAAGCTGACGTGGTGACCGACGGCGCGCGTCTCGTGCGCCTCGCGCACGGCCATCCCTGGTTGGCCCGGATCACCGGCAGCGGCTGCATGGCGACGGCGTGCATCGGCGCGTTCGCCGCGGTGGAGACGGACGCGCTCGCCGCCGCCGTGGCCGGACTCGCCTGCTTCGAGATCGCGGCCGAAGAGGCGGCGCGGGCCGCGGCGGGGCCCGGCTCGTTCCGGGTGGGCCTCTTCGACGCGCTGGCCGCCCTCGAACCAGACTCGGTGGCCCGCGGCCGCTGGACCGTGGAACGCGTCGCCGCCGCCGGCGGCAGGACGCCGTCGTGA
- the thiD gene encoding bifunctional hydroxymethylpyrimidine kinase/phosphomethylpyrimidine kinase, with amino-acid sequence MPIARALTIAGSDSGGGAGMQADLKTFSALGVFGLTAVTAITAQNTRDVAGIVEIAPEMVARQVDAVVSDIGVDAAKTGMLSSAGIIETVAERIRHHRLDRLVVDPVMIAKGGAALLRPDAVDALRRHILPLALVVTPNLPEAEALCGMRIGTRAQMDDAARRIADLGPRWVVVKGGHLDGAAVDAVYDGARLEHLEAPRIATRNTHGTGCVFSAAITAGLARGQEVPAAIRAAKTFITGAIAGALAIGGGHGPVNPMWRSGA; translated from the coding sequence ATGCCGATCGCACGGGCACTGACGATCGCGGGGTCCGACTCCGGGGGCGGGGCGGGCATGCAGGCCGACCTGAAGACGTTTTCCGCTCTGGGGGTCTTCGGGCTCACCGCGGTCACCGCGATTACGGCGCAGAACACCCGGGACGTCGCGGGGATCGTCGAGATCGCGCCGGAGATGGTGGCGCGGCAAGTCGACGCGGTCGTCTCGGACATCGGCGTCGACGCCGCCAAGACCGGCATGCTCAGCAGCGCGGGCATCATCGAGACGGTCGCCGAACGGATCCGGCACCACCGCCTCGACCGGCTCGTCGTCGATCCGGTGATGATCGCGAAGGGTGGCGCGGCGCTCCTGCGACCCGACGCGGTAGACGCCCTGCGGCGGCATATCTTGCCGCTGGCGCTCGTGGTGACGCCGAACCTGCCGGAAGCCGAGGCGCTGTGCGGGATGCGGATCGGGACGCGGGCGCAGATGGACGACGCCGCGCGGCGGATCGCGGACCTCGGCCCGCGCTGGGTCGTGGTGAAGGGCGGCCACCTCGACGGCGCCGCGGTGGACGCGGTCTACGACGGCGCGCGGCTCGAGCACCTCGAAGCGCCGCGGATCGCGACGCGCAACACGCACGGCACAGGCTGCGTGTTCTCGGCGGCGATCACCGCGGGGCTGGCGCGCGGCCAGGAGGTGCCCGCGGCGATCCGCGCCGCGAAAACCTTCATCACGGGCGCGATTGCAGGCGCGCTCGCGATCGGCGGCGGGCACGGCCCGGTCAATCCGATGTGGCGCTCGGGCGCATAG
- the thiE gene encoding thiamine phosphate synthase, with amino-acid sequence MRSPGGRGDWRVYVITADPAQARGRSHIEIAEAAIRGGATAVQLRMKNAPARTVLETARRIAARCRDAGVAFIVNDRVDVALAAEAGGVHVGQDDLPAAATRALLGAAPYLGVSAATREEADAASRDGADYLGVGAVYATATKPDAGEAVGIARVREVAASCDLPVVGIGGITIENAAPVIRAGAAGVAVITAVTMADDMAAATRRLREEVDRARAG; translated from the coding sequence CTGCGGTCGCCCGGCGGCCGCGGCGACTGGCGGGTGTACGTAATTACCGCCGATCCCGCGCAGGCCCGCGGACGCTCGCACATCGAGATTGCGGAGGCCGCGATCCGCGGAGGGGCAACCGCGGTGCAGCTCCGGATGAAGAACGCGCCGGCGCGCACCGTGCTCGAGACCGCCCGGCGCATCGCCGCGCGCTGCCGCGACGCGGGGGTGGCGTTCATCGTCAACGATCGTGTGGACGTCGCGCTCGCCGCGGAAGCCGGCGGCGTGCACGTCGGCCAGGACGACCTGCCGGCGGCGGCGACGCGGGCCCTGCTCGGCGCGGCGCCGTACCTCGGCGTGTCGGCGGCGACGCGGGAGGAGGCGGACGCGGCGTCGCGGGACGGCGCCGATTACCTCGGGGTCGGCGCGGTCTACGCGACGGCCACCAAACCCGACGCGGGGGAGGCGGTGGGGATCGCGCGCGTCCGCGAGGTCGCGGCGTCTTGCGACCTGCCCGTCGTCGGGATCGGCGGCATTACGATTGAGAACGCGGCCCCGGTCATCCGCGCCGGGGCGGCGGGTGTCGCCGTGATCACCGCGGTCACGATGGCGGACGACATGGCCGCCGCCACGCGGCGCCTGCGGGAGGAGGTCGATCGGGCGCGTGCCGGCTGA
- the thiW gene encoding energy coupling factor transporter S component ThiW — MTNQSLHLRRLVLAAMFAAMATVLGPLSIPVGPTRVAPLQHTVNVVAAVMIGPWYAAGAALVTAILRYNLHWGSIFAFPGSPFGALVVGYAYRWWRNDLAALTEPIGTGPIGATLAALAFQPLVGSHHTIWWFQAAFLSSSIPGAVLGYIVVRLLRPAIGMARVDARV, encoded by the coding sequence CCGGCGTCTTGTCCTCGCGGCGATGTTCGCGGCGATGGCGACGGTGCTCGGGCCGCTGAGCATTCCCGTCGGGCCGACGCGCGTCGCGCCCCTGCAGCACACTGTGAACGTCGTCGCCGCGGTGATGATCGGGCCGTGGTACGCGGCCGGCGCCGCGCTCGTCACGGCGATCTTACGGTACAACTTACACTGGGGCTCGATCTTCGCGTTCCCCGGCAGCCCGTTCGGCGCGCTCGTCGTCGGATACGCCTACCGGTGGTGGCGCAACGATCTCGCGGCACTGACCGAGCCGATCGGCACGGGACCGATCGGGGCGACACTGGCCGCGCTGGCCTTCCAGCCGCTGGTCGGCTCGCATCACACGATCTGGTGGTTCCAGGCCGCCTTCCTCTCGAGCAGCATCCCGGGCGCGGTCCTGGGGTACATCGTGGTGCGCCTGTTGCGTCCGGCGATCGGGATGGCGCGCGTTGACGCCAGGGTCTAA
- the rpmB gene encoding 50S ribosomal protein L28, with translation MARRCAVCGKEPRTGNRVSHSHHKTKRRFNPNLQKVRAMIGGTAKRVTVCTSCLKAGKVKRVA, from the coding sequence ATGGCACGACGTTGCGCCGTGTGCGGCAAGGAGCCGCGCACGGGAAACAGGGTCAGCCACTCGCATCACAAGACCAAGCGGCGGTTCAATCCAAATTTGCAGAAGGTCCGCGCGATGATCGGCGGCACGGCCAAGCGCGTGACGGTCTGCACGTCCTGCCTCAAAGCCGGCAAGGTCAAGCGGGTCGCCTGA
- the hslO gene encoding Hsp33 family molecular chaperone HslO, which produces MGDYMVRATAAGDRVRAVATVTTDMVEDARIRHTTSATATAALGRTLTAAALLSAGLKDGQLVTLRVLGDGPAGGIITQADASGRVRGYVMNPQADLPATPARKLDVGGLVGRNGTLHVTRDLGMRTPYHGSAPLVSGEIGEDLASYFARSEQVPSAVALGVLVGRDLRVLAAGGLCVQALPGADPEVVARIEERVRALPPITDLVAAGRTPEQLLEAALDGMASESPSAGPVTFACRCTRERVQGMLSVLGADELEALLAQEGQAEVTCRFCGDRYVLSEDEVRALIDALRRGAQDPGAGGPVV; this is translated from the coding sequence ATGGGTGACTATATGGTCCGCGCGACGGCGGCCGGTGATAGGGTGCGCGCCGTGGCGACGGTCACGACGGACATGGTCGAGGACGCCCGCATCCGGCATACGACGTCGGCGACGGCGACCGCGGCGCTCGGCCGGACGCTGACGGCCGCGGCGCTCTTGTCGGCGGGGCTCAAGGACGGCCAGCTGGTCACGCTGCGCGTGCTCGGCGACGGCCCGGCGGGCGGCATCATTACGCAGGCAGACGCATCCGGCCGAGTGCGTGGCTACGTCATGAACCCACAGGCCGACCTGCCGGCGACGCCGGCCCGCAAGCTCGACGTCGGCGGCCTCGTCGGCCGCAACGGGACGCTGCACGTAACGCGCGACCTCGGGATGCGCACGCCGTACCACGGTTCGGCGCCGCTCGTCTCCGGCGAGATCGGGGAGGACCTCGCGTCGTATTTCGCCCGGTCCGAGCAGGTGCCGTCGGCCGTGGCGCTCGGCGTGCTCGTCGGGCGCGACCTTCGCGTCCTCGCCGCGGGCGGGCTCTGCGTGCAGGCGTTGCCGGGCGCGGACCCCGAGGTCGTCGCGCGGATCGAGGAGCGGGTGCGAGCGCTGCCGCCGATCACGGATCTCGTCGCGGCGGGCCGGACGCCGGAGCAGCTGCTCGAGGCGGCGCTCGACGGCATGGCATCCGAGTCACCGAGCGCGGGCCCTGTCACGTTCGCGTGCCGCTGCACCCGCGAGCGTGTGCAAGGCATGCTGAGCGTGCTCGGCGCGGACGAGCTGGAGGCGCTGCTGGCGCAGGAAGGCCAGGCCGAGGTGACATGCCGGTTCTGCGGGGACCGCTACGTGCTGAGCGAGGACGAGGTGCGCGCGCTGATCGATGCGCTCCGGCGCGGGGCGCAGGACCCCGGCGCCGGAGGGCCCGTCGTCTAG
- the thiL gene encoding thiamine-phosphate kinase: MPAEISSWPASGAWQRPGPALGEFELIERLRSLVPGVGAGVVRGIGDDTAVLRPGATVLATCDVQVEGVHFTRELCTPADVGWRALAVNLSDIAAMGGIPKHALVSLLLPASAGSAAVEDLYCGMAEIARLHGVAVVGGNVSFTPGPLVVDVTLLGEAEHPVLRRGARPGDGVWMTGSAGKSAAGRFLLEHGDVAVTERRTLEAAYRRPVPRVAAGQVLGALARSGLVTAMIDTSDGTASDLLHLAEASQVGARLDAALVPVPRGLADAARAAGLSSDAWTLGGGEDYELLFTAAKEFAGRAAEVAAAAGVALARIGEVLPERDGRVLVTSAGAVPLRPAGWDHLAPRRAFR; encoded by the coding sequence GTGCCGGCTGAGATCTCATCGTGGCCGGCGAGTGGCGCCTGGCAGCGGCCGGGCCCGGCGCTCGGCGAGTTCGAGCTGATCGAACGCCTCCGGTCGCTCGTGCCCGGGGTCGGCGCCGGCGTGGTGCGGGGCATCGGTGACGACACGGCGGTCCTCCGGCCGGGTGCCACGGTGCTCGCCACCTGTGACGTGCAGGTGGAGGGCGTCCACTTCACCCGCGAGCTGTGCACGCCGGCGGACGTCGGGTGGCGGGCGCTCGCGGTGAACCTCAGCGACATCGCGGCGATGGGCGGTATCCCGAAGCACGCGCTCGTGTCGCTGCTGCTGCCGGCCTCGGCGGGCTCCGCCGCGGTCGAGGACCTGTACTGCGGCATGGCCGAAATCGCGCGGCTCCACGGCGTCGCCGTCGTCGGCGGGAACGTCTCCTTCACGCCCGGCCCGCTTGTCGTCGACGTGACGCTGCTCGGCGAAGCGGAACACCCGGTGTTGCGGCGCGGCGCGCGGCCCGGCGACGGTGTGTGGATGACGGGCTCGGCGGGGAAGTCCGCGGCCGGACGCTTTCTCTTGGAGCACGGCGACGTCGCCGTAACGGAACGCAGGACGCTGGAGGCGGCGTACAGGCGCCCCGTCCCCCGCGTCGCGGCGGGGCAGGTGCTCGGAGCGCTCGCCCGATCGGGGCTCGTCACGGCGATGATCGACACGAGCGACGGCACGGCGAGCGACCTGCTGCACCTTGCGGAGGCATCGCAGGTCGGGGCGCGCCTGGACGCGGCGTTGGTGCCGGTGCCGCGCGGGCTGGCGGACGCCGCCCGCGCGGCCGGACTGTCCTCGGACGCCTGGACGCTCGGGGGCGGCGAAGACTACGAACTGCTCTTTACCGCGGCGAAGGAGTTTGCGGGGCGCGCCGCCGAGGTCGCCGCGGCGGCCGGCGTCGCGCTCGCGCGGATCGGCGAGGTGCTGCCGGAGCGCGACGGACGGGTACTCGTCACGTCCGCGGGCGCGGTACCGCTCCGGCCGGCGGGCTGGGATCACCTGGCCCCCCGCCGCGCGTTTAGGTAG